Proteins from one Cognatishimia sp. WU-CL00825 genomic window:
- a CDS encoding DNA topoisomerase IV subunit A, producing the protein MTDLVDDADTPSHEVAEPLRRAIGERYLTYALSTIMHRALPDARDGLKPVHRRILYAMSRLKLVSNGKFLKSAKISGDTMGDFHPHGDAAIYDAMARLAQDFNVRYPLVDGQGNFGNIDGDNPAASRYTEARMTFVAEAMLNGLDENAVDFRDNYDGRLTEPVVLPSEFPTLLANGAAGIAVGMATNIPPHNIVELVDACLHLIKTPDARDDTLLNYVPGPDFPTGGVMVESKESIAQSYRTGRGSFRLRCKWEVEDLGRGQWQIVVTEIPYQVQKSKLIEKIAELIQVKKVPILADIRDESADDIRVILEPRSKNVEPDMLMGMMFKSSDLEVRFSLNMNVLIDGVTPKVCSMKEVLQAFLDHRRDVLKRRSAHRVEKIDHRLEVLEGFIIAFLNLDRVIDIIRYDDAPKQALMAQNWGGTFARAMSEADYVSPLPAKGEGELTEVQAEAILNMRLRSLRRLEEIELVKERDALMEERANLEDLLASDQLQWDAISDQLKLTKKTFGKDFDGGARRTQFAEAGNFEEVPIEAMIDKEPITIVCSEMGWIRAMSGHIDLTRELKFKDGDGPRFIFHAETTDRLLVFGSNGRFYTISASNLPGGRGMGEPLRLMVDLPNDADIVDIFTHLPDRRLLVASTAGDGFVVAENDVIAQTRTGKQVLNVKAPTKALVCKPVFGNAVACVGENRKVLVFDLDELPEMGRGKGVRLQKYKDGGLSDATTFVIENGLSWKDPAGRTRTETALAEWTGKRAGTGRMAPRGFPRDNKFN; encoded by the coding sequence ATGACTGATCTTGTAGATGACGCAGACACCCCTTCCCATGAAGTTGCAGAGCCGCTTCGCCGCGCCATTGGCGAACGCTATCTGACCTATGCTTTAAGCACGATTATGCATCGGGCCTTGCCGGATGCACGGGATGGGCTCAAGCCGGTGCATCGGCGAATCCTCTATGCGATGAGTCGGTTAAAACTGGTCAGCAATGGCAAGTTTCTGAAATCCGCCAAGATCTCGGGCGACACCATGGGGGATTTCCACCCGCATGGGGATGCTGCGATCTATGACGCGATGGCGCGTTTGGCCCAGGATTTCAACGTGCGCTATCCGCTGGTGGACGGGCAAGGGAACTTTGGCAACATCGACGGGGATAACCCGGCGGCGTCGCGCTACACAGAAGCACGTATGACTTTTGTCGCCGAAGCGATGCTGAATGGTCTGGATGAAAACGCCGTAGATTTCCGCGACAATTACGATGGCCGTCTGACGGAACCGGTTGTTTTGCCGTCTGAATTCCCAACCTTGCTGGCCAATGGCGCCGCTGGAATTGCCGTGGGCATGGCGACCAATATTCCGCCACATAACATTGTGGAACTGGTGGATGCTTGCCTGCATCTGATCAAAACCCCGGATGCGCGCGACGACACTTTGCTTAATTACGTGCCGGGGCCAGATTTCCCAACTGGCGGCGTCATGGTGGAAAGCAAAGAAAGCATTGCGCAATCCTATCGCACCGGACGCGGCTCGTTCCGTCTGCGGTGTAAGTGGGAGGTCGAAGACCTTGGCCGCGGGCAGTGGCAGATTGTTGTCACGGAAATTCCCTATCAGGTTCAGAAATCCAAGCTGATCGAAAAGATCGCAGAGCTGATCCAAGTTAAAAAAGTGCCGATCCTCGCCGATATCCGCGATGAGTCAGCCGATGATATCCGGGTGATTCTTGAACCGCGCAGCAAGAATGTCGAGCCTGACATGCTGATGGGCATGATGTTTAAGTCCAGCGATCTTGAGGTGCGCTTTAGCCTGAACATGAACGTGTTGATCGACGGGGTCACCCCAAAGGTCTGCTCGATGAAGGAAGTGCTTCAGGCCTTTCTTGATCACCGCCGCGACGTGCTGAAACGCCGTTCGGCGCACCGGGTGGAAAAAATTGACCACCGGCTAGAAGTGCTCGAAGGCTTTATCATTGCCTTCCTTAACTTGGATCGCGTGATCGACATTATCCGCTATGATGATGCGCCCAAACAGGCGCTGATGGCACAAAACTGGGGCGGCACATTTGCGCGCGCCATGTCCGAAGCCGACTATGTGTCGCCGCTGCCTGCCAAAGGCGAAGGTGAGCTGACCGAGGTACAGGCCGAAGCCATTCTGAACATGCGTTTGCGCAGCTTGCGCCGGCTTGAAGAGATTGAACTGGTCAAAGAACGCGATGCTTTGATGGAAGAGCGCGCCAACCTTGAAGATCTTTTGGCCAGTGACCAGTTGCAATGGGACGCGATCAGCGATCAGTTGAAGCTGACCAAGAAAACCTTTGGCAAAGATTTTGACGGCGGCGCGCGCCGTACGCAATTTGCCGAGGCGGGTAACTTTGAAGAAGTGCCCATTGAAGCGATGATCGACAAAGAGCCAATCACCATTGTCTGTTCGGAAATGGGCTGGATCCGCGCCATGTCTGGTCATATCGACCTGACGCGCGAGCTGAAATTCAAAGACGGTGACGGGCCGCGGTTTATCTTCCATGCGGAAACCACCGACCGGCTGCTGGTCTTTGGCAGCAATGGGCGATTCTATACGATTTCCGCCAGCAACCTGCCCGGTGGGCGCGGCATGGGGGAACCTCTGCGTCTGATGGTTGATTTGCCAAATGACGCAGATATCGTTGATATTTTCACCCATTTGCCGGATCGCCGCCTGCTTGTGGCCTCGACCGCTGGCGATGGTTTTGTGGTGGCTGAAAACGATGTGATCGCCCAGACCCGCACCGGCAAACAGGTTTTGAACGTCAAAGCACCGACCAAGGCGCTGGTGTGTAAACCGGTGTTTGGCAATGCGGTGGCCTGTGTGGGCGAAAACCGCAAAGTGCTGGTGTTTGATCTCGACGAGCTGCCGGAAATGGGCCGTGGCAAGGGCGTGCGCTTGCAGAAATACAAAGATGGCGGCCTGTCAGATGCCACCACATTTGTCATCGAAAACGGGCTGAGTTGGAAAGACCCGGCCGGGCGCACCCGCACCGAAACCGCGCTTGCCGAATGGACGGGCAAACGCGCGGGCACCGGGCGTATGGCCCCAAGGGGCTTTCCAAGAGATAACAAGTTTAACTGA
- a CDS encoding SDR family NAD(P)-dependent oxidoreductase: protein MTGKSILITGCSSGIGHDAALGLKAQGWRVFAACRKEIDCDRLRDLGFESPRIDYQDSASIQTGLAEVLTATGGTLDALFNNGAFAVPGAVEDLPTDALRSIFEANVFGWHELTRQVIPVMRAQGHGRIINNSSVLGLVPARWRGAYVASKFALEGLTDVLRLEMQDTSLHIILIEPGPVTSRIRQNSIPHFERWINWQASPRANQYQDSLLRRLYESRGRDPFELPPEAVTKKLIHALQSPRPRLRYYVTTPTYLMGILRRLLPTRTLDWIIAKG, encoded by the coding sequence ATGACTGGCAAATCCATCCTTATCACCGGCTGTTCCTCGGGCATTGGCCATGACGCGGCGCTTGGGCTAAAAGCACAGGGCTGGCGGGTGTTTGCCGCGTGTCGCAAAGAAATTGACTGTGACCGCCTGCGCGATCTGGGCTTTGAAAGCCCGCGCATCGACTATCAAGACAGTGCATCGATCCAAACCGGGCTGGCCGAGGTCCTGACCGCCACAGGCGGCACGTTGGACGCCCTATTTAACAACGGTGCCTTTGCCGTTCCAGGTGCCGTCGAAGACCTGCCCACCGACGCCCTGCGCAGCATATTTGAAGCCAATGTTTTTGGCTGGCACGAGCTGACACGCCAAGTGATCCCGGTGATGCGCGCCCAGGGTCATGGCCGCATCATCAACAATTCATCAGTGCTTGGCTTGGTGCCCGCCCGTTGGCGCGGGGCCTATGTGGCCAGCAAATTCGCGCTCGAAGGCCTGACCGATGTCCTGCGTCTGGAAATGCAGGACACATCGCTGCACATCATCCTGATCGAACCCGGCCCCGTCACCTCGCGTATCCGCCAAAACTCGATCCCGCATTTTGAACGTTGGATCAACTGGCAGGCCTCGCCGCGCGCCAACCAATACCAAGACAGCCTACTGCGCCGCCTGTATGAGTCGCGCGGCCGCGACCCGTTTGAATTGCCCCCCGAAGCGGTCACCAAAAAGCTGATCCACGCCCTGCAAAGCCCGCGCCCAAGGTTGCGCTACTATGTCACGACCCCCACCTATCTTATGGGTATCTTGCGCAGATTGCTGCCAACACGCACATTAGACTGGATCATCGCCAAGGGCTGA
- a CDS encoding twin transmembrane helix small protein produces MLQDPLLIVVVVAILAVLVILLVGVGGFAKGGEFNKKYANKIMRLRIAAQFVAVVLILLFVWLRSGG; encoded by the coding sequence ATGCTGCAAGACCCGCTTCTCATTGTTGTTGTCGTGGCCATCCTCGCTGTGCTGGTCATATTGCTGGTTGGCGTGGGCGGATTTGCCAAAGGTGGTGAATTTAACAAGAAATACGCCAACAAGATCATGCGCCTGCGGATCGCTGCCCAGTTTGTGGCTGTGGTCCTGATCTTGCTCTTTGTCTGGCTGCGCAGCGGAGGCTGA
- a CDS encoding SH3 domain-containing protein gives MVRFISLSFLFLGWAFYELSGGGDFEPGKKRVSEDQIVAQAAAPAAPAAPLENLQTVAFVAPAALEATASTTSNDAPVTLASVPTTKRLVGTPQPTAVAEIAKLGPEKPEAADLPNLEVQPQSIVARASLNFAEPDFRRVKGSRVNMRNGPGTQYSVIAKLLRNSEVEVLQEPGNGWVKLQSLETGRIGWMSAKLLVKIAN, from the coding sequence GTGGTACGGTTTATCAGTTTGTCTTTCTTATTTTTAGGATGGGCGTTTTACGAGTTGAGTGGCGGCGGCGATTTTGAACCTGGGAAAAAACGTGTTTCCGAGGATCAGATCGTCGCACAAGCCGCCGCACCCGCTGCCCCTGCCGCGCCTCTGGAAAATCTGCAAACCGTCGCGTTTGTGGCACCTGCCGCTTTGGAAGCCACGGCGTCAACCACATCCAATGATGCGCCGGTGACGTTGGCCTCTGTGCCAACCACCAAACGGCTGGTCGGCACGCCACAGCCCACCGCAGTTGCAGAAATCGCAAAGCTTGGGCCGGAAAAACCAGAGGCAGCCGATCTCCCAAACCTAGAGGTACAACCGCAATCCATCGTGGCGCGTGCATCGCTTAACTTTGCAGAACCGGATTTTCGCCGTGTCAAAGGCAGCCGCGTGAACATGCGCAATGGGCCGGGCACGCAGTATTCGGTGATTGCGAAACTGCTGCGCAATTCCGAAGTCGAGGTCTTGCAAGAACCCGGCAATGGCTGGGTCAAATTGCAATCGCTGGAAACTGGTCGCATTGGCTGGATGTCTGCCAAGCTCTTGGTCAAAATCGCCAATTAG